TCAGGCGCTGATGCCGGGCATGACGCAGGCTCTGCAAGTCCGATGTTTCCAGCACTCGCAGGGCGTCGGGGCAGTGTTTTTCCACCCGCCAGCCAAACTGTTCTTCCATCATGAACTGATCGAACAGGACGATATCTGGCGCCAGCTCGTTGATGAAAGCGTCGAAACTGCTGTTGTTGAGCTCGATCGGTACTTCCCGGATGCCCAGGCCGATCAGGTCGGCGCGGTTTTCACCGGGCTTGGCGGGGCTGCTGAAGGTGATGTCCCAGCCTTGTCCGACAAAGGCTTCCAGCAGTTGCATGACATGCCCACCCGCCGCCGATGAGCGTGGCTCGGGCCAGACATAGCCGATAACCAGGACTTTGGTGGTGGGGTGAGGCATGGCGGGTAATCCTTGGAGCGTTTCAGGCGCAGTCGGCGCGCGGGGCGCCGATAGTGACCAAGAATGCGCCTGGGCTCAAGAAAGAATCCTTTTGACCTTGTCGCGCAATTGATCAATGGAGAACGGTTTGCCAATCACGTTCATGCCTTCCGGCACGTCGATGCTTTCGGCGTAGCCGCTGGCGAACAGGATAGGAAGGCCGGGGCGTACGCTGCGTGCTTCTTTTGCAAGTTCACGACCGTCCATGATCGGCATGTTGACGTCGGTCATCATCAGATCGATGGAACGGTCCGTATCTTTCAACAGCGCCAGCGCCTCTTCGCAACCTTCTGCCTCCAACACCTTGTATTCCAGCTCTTCCAGCACATCGACAATCAACATGCGCACGATACTGTCGTCTTCGACTACCAGAATGGTGGGAGGGGTGACAGGAGCGGGGACGGACATAATAGACTTCTCGGAAGATGGAATCGGGAGGGCGTGGCAAAGAACCGGCCGTATGCATGAGTAAGTCGCGAGGCGGCACAAGTTCCCGAACTTGTACAAGAAAGGATCTATAGTACAAGAGCTGACAAGGATAGTCGCATCCTTGAGACCCAGGCTAACGTCCTGGGGATTTGCGTCCTGGACTTGTCGGAAGTGTGGATCCAACCCGTGTTTTTGGGCAAACTCCACGGTTTTCAACTATTCACCAGGGCCATTTCCAATGCCTCTTTCGTCTTCGGTCGACGAGCACAGTTTTCGCAAGCTCCTGAGCCGCAATATCAGCCTGCCCCTGGGCATGGGCGCCCTCAGCGCCGTGTTTTTCATTGCGTTGATCACGTACCTGCTGTCGGTGATCCAGTGGGTCGGGCACACCGATCGGGTCCTCAACAACGTCAACGACGCCATGAAGCTGAGCGTGGACCTTGAAACCGGCATGCGCGGCTATTTGTTGAGCGGCGACGAGCACTTTCTCGATCCCTACGAGGTGGCCAAGCCGCGCATCGCGGTGGCACTGGATACATTGTTGGAATTGACAGCCGACAATCCCGTGCAGACTGACCGTCTGCACAAGATCCAGGCGCTCCAGGTGGAATGGGGCAACTACGCCCAGAGCATGATCGATCTGCAACGCAGCAGCGGTGATTACCGAGGCGCTGTAAAGGCCGGGCGCGGCAAGCGATTGACCGACGAGATACGCAAGACCTTCGAGGACGTCGTCGAAACCGAACAGCAACTGCGCGCACAGCGCAACGAGCAAGTGCGCACCACGACGGTCTGGAGTATCTCGCTGTACTTGCTGTTTGTCGTGGCCGTCAGTGGGCTATTGGCCTACGTTGGTCGCCGGGACCTGTTGAACCTGTCGCGCAGCTATAGCGCGACCCTCCAGGTCCAGCAGCAGAGCGCCGCCCACCTGGAAAAACAAGCGTGGCTGCGCAACGGGCAGACTCAGTTGGCCGAGCAGGTCCTGGGGCAACTGACCCTGAACCTGCTCGGCCGCAACATCCTGCAGTTCTGCGCGCAATACCTGGACACCGTGGTCGCGGCACTTTATGCGCGAGAAGAAAACGGCGTCCTCCGGCGCGTCGCTACCTACGGCATGTCCCGGGAGGATGACGAGCAGCAACAGGTCATCATCGACGGCGAAGGCATCGTCGGACAGGCCGTGCGGCAAGGCCGCGTCATTCGTCTTGATGATGTCCCGGGCGACTACCTGAAAGTCAGTTCCGGGCTCGGCAAGGGACGACCCAACTGCGTGCTGGTGGTGCCGACCCGTGACGACGACCGCATCAACGGCGTCGTCGAGTTGGGTTTCCTGCGGCCCTTGACCGAGCGGGACATCGAACTGCTGGAGCTGGTGGCCGGCAACATTGGCACGTCCATCGAAGCGGCTCGTTATCGCCAGCGCCTGCAAGAAGTGTTGGCCGAGACCCAGCAGTTGAACGAAGAGCTGCAAGTGCAGCAGGAAGAGCTCAAGACCGCGAACGAGGAATTGGAAGAGCAGTCGCGCATCCTCAAGGAATCCCAGGCGCACCTGGAAGCCCAGCAACAGGAGTTGGAACAGACCAACGAGCAGTTGGCCGAACAGCGCGACGCCATGGATCAGAAGAACAGCGAGCTGAACCTGGCCCAGATCCAGTTGCAGGAGCGCGCCGAAGAGCTGCAGCGTTCGAGCAAGTACAAGTCCGAGTTCCTGGCCAACATGTCCCATGAACTGCGCACCCCGCTGAACAGCTCGTTGATCTTGTCCAAGTTGCTGGCGGAAAACCCCCACAAGAACCTCAGCGAAGAGCAGGTCAAGTTCGCTGAGTCGATCTACTCCGCCGGCAATGACCTGCTGAATCTGATCAACGACATTCTCGATATCTCCAAGGTCGAGGCCGGGAAGCTGGAGGTGCGCCCGGAAAACACCGGCGTTGCGCGCCTGGTGGAAGGGCTGCGCGATCTGTTCACGCCGTTGGCGAGGGAGAAAGGCCTGGACTTCGACGTGCAGGTGCAGCCCGATGCGCCGGCGATGCTGTACACCGATCGCCAGCGCCTGGAACAGGTGCTCAAGAACCTATTGTCGAATGCGGTGAAGTTCACCGAACACGGCTCTGTCCGGCTCAACGTGGCGGGCCAGCCGGGTGGCGGCATCGCGTTCATGGTCCGCGACTCGGGGATTGGTATCGCCGCCGACCAGCAGCAGAGCATCTTCGAGGCGTTCCGCCAGGCCGACGGCACCACCAATCGCCGTTACGGCGGCACGGGGCTGGGGCTGTCGATTTCCCGGGACCTGGCGACGTTGCTGGGCGGTTCCATCTCGGTGACCAGCGCGCCAGGGCAGGGCAGTGAGTTCACGCTGGCAATGCCTGGGCGCTACGTTGAACCCGGGGACAACCCTATCGCGCCGATGACGTTCAGCCCGCCGGCAGCGTCGCCGACACCGGTCCAGGCGCCCGCACTCGCGCTGGCGCCGTTGGTCGCCGAGGTGGAGGCGCCTGTCCCGCAATTCGCTGATGACCGCGAGAAGGCGCCTTTCGACAGCCGTTGCATCCTAGTCATCGAAGACGAGCCCAAGTTTGCCCGGATCCTGTTCGACCTGGCCCATGAACTTGGCTATCAATGCCTGGTGGCCCACGGTGCCGACGAAGGGTTTGACCTGGCCTCACGGCTCAGCCCCGACGCGATCCTGCTGGACATGCGGCTGCCGGACCACTCCGGGCTGACGGTGCTGCAACGCCTCAAGGAACAGGCTGCCACCCGGCACATCCCTGTGC
This genomic interval from Pseudomonas alvandae contains the following:
- a CDS encoding response regulator; this translates as MSVPAPVTPPTILVVEDDSIVRMLIVDVLEELEYKVLEAEGCEEALALLKDTDRSIDLMMTDVNMPIMDGRELAKEARSVRPGLPILFASGYAESIDVPEGMNVIGKPFSIDQLRDKVKRILS
- a CDS encoding response regulator; the encoded protein is MPLSSSVDEHSFRKLLSRNISLPLGMGALSAVFFIALITYLLSVIQWVGHTDRVLNNVNDAMKLSVDLETGMRGYLLSGDEHFLDPYEVAKPRIAVALDTLLELTADNPVQTDRLHKIQALQVEWGNYAQSMIDLQRSSGDYRGAVKAGRGKRLTDEIRKTFEDVVETEQQLRAQRNEQVRTTTVWSISLYLLFVVAVSGLLAYVGRRDLLNLSRSYSATLQVQQQSAAHLEKQAWLRNGQTQLAEQVLGQLTLNLLGRNILQFCAQYLDTVVAALYAREENGVLRRVATYGMSREDDEQQQVIIDGEGIVGQAVRQGRVIRLDDVPGDYLKVSSGLGKGRPNCVLVVPTRDDDRINGVVELGFLRPLTERDIELLELVAGNIGTSIEAARYRQRLQEVLAETQQLNEELQVQQEELKTANEELEEQSRILKESQAHLEAQQQELEQTNEQLAEQRDAMDQKNSELNLAQIQLQERAEELQRSSKYKSEFLANMSHELRTPLNSSLILSKLLAENPHKNLSEEQVKFAESIYSAGNDLLNLINDILDISKVEAGKLEVRPENTGVARLVEGLRDLFTPLAREKGLDFDVQVQPDAPAMLYTDRQRLEQVLKNLLSNAVKFTEHGSVRLNVAGQPGGGIAFMVRDSGIGIAADQQQSIFEAFRQADGTTNRRYGGTGLGLSISRDLATLLGGSISVTSAPGQGSEFTLAMPGRYVEPGDNPIAPMTFSPPAASPTPVQAPALALAPLVAEVEAPVPQFADDREKAPFDSRCILVIEDEPKFARILFDLAHELGYQCLVAHGADEGFDLASRLSPDAILLDMRLPDHSGLTVLQRLKEQAATRHIPVHVISVEDRVEAAMHMGAIGYAVKPTTREELKDVFARLEAKLTQKVKRVLLVEDDDLQRDSITRLIGDEDIEITAVGLAQQALDLLRDNVYDCMIIDLKLPDMLGNDLLKRMSSEEICSFPPVIVYTGRNLTRDEEAELRKYSRSIIIKGARSPERLLDEVTLFLHKVESRLSHERQRMLQTARSRDKVFEGRKVLLVDDDVRNIFALTSALEAKGAIVVIGRNGYEAIERLNEVEDIDLVLMDVMMPEMDGFEATTLIRKDPRWQKLPIIAVTAKAMKDDQERCLAAGSNDYLAKPIDLDRLFSLIRVWLPNMERI